The Pseudanabaena sp. PCC 6802 genomic interval TTGCGATCGCACAAAGAAGCAGAACAAGCCAGACTGTTAGCAGAGCAAACCGCACAACTAGAGCGACAAGACAAGCTAGCAGAACGGCAACGAGTTGATAGGCTGGAAGCTTACCTGCGATCGCTTGGCATCGATCCCGATAAAATAGTATAGATTGATACATTTAGCCGATCGCGCCTCAAGGAGTAACAGCCGATGATTGAGATCGCTTCCCATCTCTTGCTTTAGAGCGATCGATCGCCGCTAAAAGGTGTTGAGCATTGGGGGGGACTTCAGCAGATAAGCAGTTTCCATTAAGCTGGACAAATCGGACTCAGCAAGAAGAACAACATTTTCCTTACCCTTACGGTTAATCACAACTATATTCCGCAGGCAGGTCGGTCACCTTTTCCAATAATTCAAAAAACTGTTTTCTTGCCTCGGTGGGAGTAGCAGTCTGAAATGCTAGCATAAACATGTACCTGAACCACGTACATAATATTATATTGCAATCCAAAATGATTTGTGCAAGCTAGCGGTCAGACATATCTAAGCCCATCTACTGGACAAATTTTGCAAACGGATGCAGAATAATTGGTAGATGTTTTGGGTATTGCATTGCTAAAGCAAATCGCTAGGAAGTTAGGGAGGACAAACCTAGAGGCAAAGCTAGGTAAGCATTTGCTGTTGACAGATGGATTTACCCTGATTGAGATTTTAGTCGTTATTGCAATTATTGGGATTTTGAGCGCGATCGCAGCTCCGGGGTGGTTGGGATTTATCAATAGACAAAAGTTAAGTGCCGTTCAAAATCGTACGTTTACGGCTTTTCGCACCGCTCAAAGTAATGCCAAGCGCGATAAACTCGTATGGCAAACCAGCCTCCGCAATGCCTTTGATGGTACGCTCCAATTAGCTATTCATAGACCTCTATCCAATACTCCCTCTGCTTCTGATATCAATGGATTACCCTGGATTGTCTTAGAAAATAGCGTTTCCATTAGAACATCCAATACTTGTCCCGCATCGCCTGTCCCTAAAAGCTGCACGACTATGCTGACTAAAACGGTAGCAGGTGCAGGGACGATCTACACGGTTCAGTTTGATAAAGATGGATTTCCCGAACGCGGTCTTAACGATCAACGCCGCGTGACTTTCGCCCTCAATGGCACTGAAAACGAACCAAATAGCCCCCGCGTGTGCGTTGTGGTATCGACTCTATTGGGTGCCATGCGAACTGGAGAGGGACAGGGCTGCGATCGCACTTAATTATAGCTATAGCCAACAGGCTGAGGACGGGGTGCAGGGGTTCCACCCCTGCGTGGGGGCGCAGCCCCCACACCCCCTGTCCTAACAGATCTGTCTATGGCTATAATTTCTCAAAGTCGTTACATAATAGTTGTTATAGCGCTTGTCAGATCGGAAAGAGTAGGGGGTTTGGGGGCGTTGCCCCCAAGAAGGGGGTTCTACCCCTTCACCCCAAAAATAAAACCTGTTCTCAAGTGAAAACCGCTATAAGGCACATATTTGCTTCGCGCTAGCTAGCGTCTGACCTATGATTGCTATAACTGCTAAAAAAATTACTTTTGCCGAATATTTAACCTACGATGATGGTACAGACAACCGTTATGAATTCGTGGACGGGGAACTCGTACTGATGCCCCCGCCCAC includes:
- a CDS encoding type II toxin-antitoxin system Phd/YefM family antitoxin, with the protein product MINRKGKENVVLLAESDLSSLMETAYLLKSPPMLNTF
- a CDS encoding type II secretion system protein, whose translation is MLLTDGFTLIEILVVIAIIGILSAIAAPGWLGFINRQKLSAVQNRTFTAFRTAQSNAKRDKLVWQTSLRNAFDGTLQLAIHRPLSNTPSASDINGLPWIVLENSVSIRTSNTCPASPVPKSCTTMLTKTVAGAGTIYTVQFDKDGFPERGLNDQRRVTFALNGTENEPNSPRVCVVVSTLLGAMRTGEGQGCDRT